The window TAAAAAAAATAAAAAAAGACACATTCTTTTTTGATAAATGAATAAAAATATAAGGGAATTTGATTTATCATGACTGAAATTATAACAATTCTTAATCAGAAAGGTGGCTGTGGGAAAACTACAACAGCTGTAAATCTATCAGCAGCACTAGCATCTATGGGAAAAAATGTCCTAGTAATAGATATGGATCCACAAGCAAATGCAACCACCAGTCTTGGAATTAAGAAAAATGAAATAGACAACACAATATACACACTACTAACAGGTAAATGCTCATATGTAGATGCAATAGTAGAAACACCAACACCCAACCTATATGCAATAGCAAGTAACATCTCACTAAGTGGAGCTGAAGTTGAACTAAGCAAAGAAATAGGATACCCATACATTTTAGAAGAAAAATTAGAACGTGACATGGTAGATTTTGACTACATATTCATAGATGCACCACCATCACTAGGAATACTAACACTCAATGCACTAGTAGTAAGTGACAGTGTACTAATACCAATACAATCAGAATTCTACGCACTTGAAGGAATGGCAGATCTAATAAAAACAATAAATCTAGTACAAACACGCCTTAAAAGTGAATGCCCAATAAAAGGAATAATACTAACACTAT of the Methanosphaera cuniculi genome contains:
- a CDS encoding ParA family protein — encoded protein: MTEIITILNQKGGCGKTTTAVNLSAALASMGKNVLVIDMDPQANATTSLGIKKNEIDNTIYTLLTGKCSYVDAIVETPTPNLYAIASNISLSGAEVELSKEIGYPYILEEKLERDMVDFDYIFIDAPPSLGILTLNALVVSDSVLIPIQSEFYALEGMADLIKTINLVQTRLKSECPIKGIILTLYDSRTKLAREVSENVEEFFKDTEYIFKEKIPRNVKLAEAPSHGQPGVVYDPECAGSKSYIQLAKEFLKLNGDEINV